The window AATCTCTTAAAAACCAGGAGTACTTTTCTGGTGCCTCCAATTTTAGCCTAATACCACAGGGTACATTCTTTACCCTTTCATAGTTGtaactttattctcaaaagtgAGGAACCTGGCTCTCATCCATAATATATACTCCTTTGCTCAAGCCTTGCTGTCACAGAGGATAGTTTCACAGCTGCTAGCTCCTATCACTGCAGAAAGCTAACCTACTCAGTAGAGTTGAGTATTTTCATACAGGCTGGTCCAAGTGCAATGGtatttacaactaattgatcataACCAGTTAACAGATTCCATGTTCTTTTTCCACACCCACTGCGTCACTTGACTAaccttaaaaagtaaaatgaatatttttatacacTGGTTATTAAGTGAATAGGTATGTATCAAATGCACATTTCTATGGTCCTTTTAATCATTGAAATAGATTTTAAGTATACTGTGTAATGAGTTTGGACAAGTGGATACATCCGTGTAATCTACAGCCCTGTCAAAATACGAAGTATTTCCATCACTTTAGAAAAGTTCTCTTGTGTCCCTTCTCAGTCATTCCCACCTCATAACCCCCCATCAACAACCACTGTCCTAGTTTCTGTCACCTAGATTGGTTTTGCTTGTTCTTAACTTTAAGTAAATAGGATtgtatagtatattttattttgtgcctGACTTTTGTCACTCATTTTTGAGACTTGTTGCATGtatcagtgttttttctttttcattgctgtgAAGTATTTCATTATATGACCATACCAGAATagggccttttttattttttacagtttttggctggggctgggtttgaacccgtcacctccagcgaatggagccggtgccctactcctttgagccacaggcactgcccctgaatAGGATCATTTTTATAATTCACCATATTCACAAGTATAaggtcaaacaattaagttcacaaactcatcctagaaagaggatcatcacgaactcatcctagaaaggtATGAgttctacatacctcattgctgagtatcactatggtcaccagatggccatgGGGAGTaatttgaaggtgactgtagtggtacTCAGCAGTGAGGTGACACTTTTTTCCAGGATGAATTCGCAAATTTAATTGTTTGACCTTGtataacaacagctctgatggccattccagaaaaagagttgctttgaagggtggactaggtgctggcatcagtgcgcAGCTTCCCAATGGAAGCACCTTGAAGGCGACCTGGagtgacattcagcagtgaggtatctagcacttttcctaggatgaattggtgaacttaattgtcttacTTCATAGATTCTTTTGAGAGTGTAAAAGCTCTAGAAACccatatgcatttctctgattggTAACCTGAGCAGTGCACAGTGTAAGTGGTGCTCCAAACTTAGACTTTGCTTGAAAGTCTGGTGGACAAGGAAACCTCCTGAATTTGCCTTTTCCATCATAACTTAGGGCGTGTGCCCGCACCTGATGTCATAGTAGATGTTTTTGCCTGTGGCAGTTAAAAATCAAGTTTCTGATGATAACGTTTGATGCACCCCACAGAAAGATGATGACATTGAAGAAGGAGACCTCCCAGAGCACAAGAGGCCCCCTGCACCTGTGGACTTCTCCAAATTGGACCCGGGCAAGCCTGAAAGCATACTAAAAATGACCAAGAAGGGGAAGACGCTCATGATGTTCGTCACTGTGTCGGGAAAACCTAGTGAGAAGGAGACAGAGGAGATTACGAGCCTCTGGCAGGGAAGTCTGTTCAATGCCAACTACGATGTCCAGAGGTACAGCTTCAGCCACCGTGACGAGGCTGCAGTCGCCCTGGGGCTTGTTCTAGGCAGCATCAGGGCTCCTTTCTGGCAGTATTCTCAGGGGCCCTGGGCCTTTCCTAGTTATGGCTTCTtttaagttaattaattttttcttttttttttttttttttttttttaatttggccggggctgggtttgaacccaccacctccggcatatgggaccggcgccctacccgctgagccacaggcgccgcccaattaattttttctttaaggaaGAGTATCTATTACTGGTCAAAGCTATAGTGACAGTTTGCTTTTTTAAGAAGTTTCTGCTCAATGGAGAACACTTTTGTCTGTATATTCACACACCCCCAAAAGTTCGgaccacagtttttttttctcagaatctcactctatcgcccCTGTAGGAGTGTAATGGTTTCATCATCGGtctctcactgcagcctccaactcttgagctcaagtgatcctcttgcctcagcctcctgaatagctgggactatcagcagaccccacagcacctggctaatgtttttaatttttagtagagacggggtcttcctcttgctcaggctggtcttgaacacctggcctcaagcagtcctcctgcctcagcctcccaaaagtgctgggcttataagcatgagccactctgGTCAGGACCATACTTTTAACAGATAACTAATTTTCACAGCTTAATATGGTCCCGAGATACAGTTCTTAATTCTCCCCTCAGTGTCTCCTTTGCTGAAACTTGAGTTACAATTTTAAGGAGTTTGGTTTTTTGTTCAACAACAGTTTTGAAATTTGGGATCTTCAGATCTCTTAGTTGAGGAAATATAAAACTGATGAAATGAAGTGGAGTCTGTAGATAATGTCCAGGCTAGCTGAATGCTTTCATTAGCTTAGACAGACACTTAAATGTCTTGGTGGACTGGTTTGAAAGTAGCACTGTTGTTAGTATGGGGTGGGAGTGTTATAAACGGGAGGGTGATGATGTGGCCTAATCCCTGGGGAACAGAAGACTCATGCCCACTGGCCAGCTAGTGGTCCTCCCAGACCCCATTCTCTACCTCCTTGCTCCTTGGGGTCTTCTAAGTGTGGGCAAGCTAGGCTGCTTGCTGTTACCCTCTGGGGTTAGGATTTCTGTCCAGTAGCTGAGTGTCCTCTTGAGCTCGTCAAAGGCCTTCAGCCTTCTATCAGCATAAGTCTTGTGTAAAACTTTAACTGGGTACTTTAGACTATGAAGCAGACATGACTGGGAGCCTCCCCGCTGCTTCCCAGCAGCAGCCCCTGCTCTGTCTCTGCAGTACCCTAAAGAGCTTTTCTCATGTTCTCTGTTAACACGAGCATCCATTTACACCAATGAACAGCCAGCGTCTGCTTCTGTTTTGATCTGAGCCGGCTGTTTAATAATAGTTTCGTGAGCTACTGTTTTCAAACATTAGATATCAGTAGCTACCAGACCTTGGagaatactatttttttgttctatacTCCTGTAGAAGGTGGAATGAGCTATTTTTCTTGGTAAGTGCCAGAGAATTGCTCTGACCTATTAGCACCTTCCTAGCATATGCTAACCATATGATCACTTCTCTCCACCAAGGTTCATTGTGGGATCAGACCGTGTGATTTTCATGCTTCGTGATGGCAGTTACGCCTGGGAGATCAAGGACTTTTTGGTCAGTCAAGACAGGTGTGCTGACGTAACTCTGGAGGGACAGGTGTACCCTGGCAAAGGAGgaggaagcaaagagaaaaataaaacaaagcaagacaagggcaaaaagaagaaggaaggagattcAAAATCTCGGACTTCCAAGGAAGACAATCGAGCAGGGGATAAAAAAGAAGAGCTGTGATGGGGCAGCCACGGGCAGCCATGTGCTCTGCGGGTGAACAGATGGACACAGAGCTTGCCAGGCTCATGGGTGGGGGCGGGCACAGGAAACCACACACCAGGTGACATTCTAATTTCTTCTAGAAATGGTCTGCCATGTGGTCAGTCTAAGAACGACTGTTAAAAGTCTTCAAATAAGACAAGATTTGTAATTATCGGACCCTGACAAATTCACGTTTATGATAGAAACACCTCGCGTGGACACTTGAGTGAGTTGCTTCTTCCCATTGAGACTTGCTGAGTTGTTGATTCTGCTGAGCTTCCGTGCCCATCCTATACCTGCTCGGATTGGGTGGCCTGCTGttttcatgctttttattttctgttagcTAAAAGGATAGCACATCCTAATCAGACAAGTTTTAAAAACTCTTAATTGAATCGGGCTCTTCTGCCACAAACATCTTGTGCATTGCTCGCAGGGTGAAAGTGCTCTGGTAGTCCTGCAGCAAGCTGATACTGCAGTGTACAgcaggaggccagggtgggtatTTCCCAAGTCTCTGCAGGCAGAGTGAATAGAAAATACGGCTCTGGAAACCCTGAGCagttactttgaatttttttggcTTGAATTGCACTCATCAGTTAAAAGAGAACTTGCGGTGTGCCTGCCGGATTTTATGTGGTCCTTAAAGcctgttttgtttccttctttaagaaAGAGTAATGCTGGTGTCAAGGTTCACAGGTCCTATTTAATGTGACAGTTTGAGATTACATAAATAGGAGATCAGCAGCATCCTTTGCAGGGTGTGGCAGAAGACTTGGTAACCTCACTTActtctaagcttttttttttttttttgataagtgCCTAAACATGTGGTGTTTCCATGTGGTACTAAACCATGTGCTACTGTTAATGTCTGATTTTGCTATTCATGCATTGTAGCCTATTCTGAATAAGAGAACATTTATATACAGGTGTTGTTTTTAAgaactaaaatcatttttaaaaactcagttgtaattttaaagaattaaaaatagcacATGTACATGACTTGAAGCTGTCCATTTTAAAGAATGGTCAAGAGTGAAGTATTCCGTGCTGCCACCACCTGGTCCTGGTGGAAGCTACTGTTAACAATTTGAACCCCATCAAGAAGAGTGTTCATTTATCACCTTATGATgaggtgtgtgtgttttggcttCACCGCATCTGTTTCCTGTACTGCAGTACCACTCCACATTTCTCCCAGTGAACCACATTCTCTGCACACTCTGTCCGTCCGCAGCCTCCAGGCCATGCCACTTCAGGGGTGAAGCCTGTATGGTCTAGGCCTCCCAGGGTCAGTTGCTGGAGCTGGGAAGATGTTTCTTGCTCTCATGCATTTTGAGCCAGGGGGGATAAGTGGCCACAGCCCCTGGAGAGGAGACCTGTTTGAGACTGGAGCCAGTGTGAGCAGCGGGGACTCCACACCCTGGTGGTGGCACCTGAATCCATCCGTAGCTGAAATGAGCCCTGTCCctggtttcttctatttttacttagGGTGGTTTGTTGGGCTACTGTTACATGTAGCCATAAAGGTCCTGTCCAGAGCAACTGTCTTTGTTGGATAATTGTTTTAATTCAACAAAAGGGGGCCAAAATTCACACCTACATgccttccctttgtttttttgagacaagagttggcctaggtagaatgccatggcatcataactcacagcaacctcagactcttgggctcaagcaattctcttgcctcagcctccagagtagctgggattacaggtgcccggctatttttagaaatagggtctttctcttgctcaggctggtctcaaacctgtgagctcaggcgatccacccgccttgacctcacagagtgctgggattacaggcaggagccaccaggcccagccctacAAGCCTTTCCACGTGAGAATGTATGCATGGTTCCTGGTCATTCCATTAACTGAGAAGCACAGGTCTGTGTCATCACTTCCTGTGCAGCATGCACCCGTGTCAGCCAGTACTTACTGTTACATATGAGGTGCGAGGCACAGTGGAGGCAGACCCTGCTGTCATGGAAGTAATGATTTGGTAGGAAAGACAATTATTAATAACACATAAGGTCAGGTGGCAACTGTGAGACGTGCAGGAAGCACAGAGTGTAGAGCAGCTGGGGTTGTGGGGTCTCACCTTGGGGTGCCTAGCA is drawn from Nycticebus coucang isolate mNycCou1 chromosome 6, mNycCou1.pri, whole genome shotgun sequence and contains these coding sequences:
- the MESD gene encoding LRP chaperone MESD isoform X2, with product MRNGPSPDTKSACTSILDFPTSRAKDDDIEEGDLPEHKRPPAPVDFSKLDPGKPESILKMTKKGKTLMMFVTVSGKPSEKETEEITSLWQGSLFNANYDVQRFIVGSDRVIFMLRDGSYAWEIKDFLVSQDRCADVTLEGQVYPGKGGGSKEKNKTKQDKGKKKKEGDSKSRTSKEDNRAGDKKEEL
- the MESD gene encoding LRP chaperone MESD isoform X1, coding for MAASSWARSVVVLLCVSDLLLLLLLQSPGTYAAEGPAGMPGEATPPPQKKKKDIRDYNDADMARLLEQWEKDDDIEEGDLPEHKRPPAPVDFSKLDPGKPESILKMTKKGKTLMMFVTVSGKPSEKETEEITSLWQGSLFNANYDVQRFIVGSDRVIFMLRDGSYAWEIKDFLVSQDRCADVTLEGQVYPGKGGGSKEKNKTKQDKGKKKKEGDSKSRTSKEDNRAGDKKEEL